The Hordeum vulgare subsp. vulgare chromosome 7H, MorexV3_pseudomolecules_assembly, whole genome shotgun sequence DNA window TAAAATGAACATACCAGACAGCTCAGTGCGCGGACGCAAACGGACTTTTGTCCGTTTTCTGTCCGCTTTTGACCCATTCCCGGCCCAAGTTTTGGGCGCCTTTAGGGTGAAACGGACAACGCGCAGACAGACCGGACACCCGTGCTTGTCCTTCTCTGGCCCGCCCGTCGGTGGCACATGCCTCCCTTTTTCTATCCCCCACTCCCACCCCCACCCATCGAGCCCTCCAGTCGCACCCCCCGCCACTCTtgtccctcgccgccgccgctgctaccATTTGCCGTTGTGCAGCTCAGACGCGCGCTCGCCCCAAACCTTCGCAGGCCCTGCTCCCTCAACGCCCCCCCCGAGCTAtccaaccacgaccacctgatttgCGCTCCCGGTGGTTGGATTTGGAGCTGATCCGGCCGGACTTGGGGCTCGCCGGCTACGGAGAGGCCACGTTGTGCCATGGACTGGCCGGACACCGCGCCAGGACCTCCCGGCAAGGCGGCGATGCTGCATGCAGGTACTGACTCCTCCTCTAGCCGTTCGGATCTACGCCGTCGACGGTTTCCAGGCAGATACAAGAACGGCAGGAGGTCGGGGTCGGTGCTGGCCCAAAGGCTCGTCGGCGCACCGTTGCCACTTATTAAGTGCGACGACTACCCAAGGAAGGTCCAGCGTCGCATGTCTACAACGCCGGAACATTTCGGATGGGTGTTTATCAAGTGCCCAAACGATGGGGAGGTATGTGCTACTTTAGCATCGTTTGTGCTTTCGGATTTGACTACTTGTGCTAAtttaattttgttgttgtctagAATGAATGCGATTTTTGGTATTGGGATAAAGTACACCCTGGAGGTATGTGCGCCTTCCAAGATTGCTTCTCACATGATCTTTGAATGTGGATATTCCAATGGAATATGGGCCGCCATGGTTTCCTATTTACTTGGTATATGGATCAGATGGGCATGTGGCACACCATTGGGATGGTTTTGCTCACCACTCGGGCCTGTCTGCAAAAGTCCAGTCACCCGTTAGTTGTGATTCttgtgtgttgaaatttttgaaaagaAAGGCATGCTGGTGTCTTCAACTAAAAATCACCCGTGCCCTCAGCGTTGCTGGAAAATACATTTtgggaagcaaatgattttgcgcAAATTATGCCTTAACCCGTCCTTTTGTGATTTGAGTTCTTTTTTACTTTATAGATATCGGCCaacatggttccttctctttaatCAACGAAAATACACAACTCGATCCTGCCGCATTTACATTTACATAAAAAACGATGTGCAATACGGATTATTGCAGGCGGCAAAAGTGGTTCTCGTCAATTAATTAAGAGAGTTTCTCTCCGCTCACCAGATTTGAGTTGGCTAATTGACTCGGGACTTGAAAAAACGTGCCACCTGGAAAGTACAAATATATGGACTTGTTGCATGATACCTTTCAAGTGGACTAGATCTTTGTTCTTCTCTAAGTTATGAATGAATGGTTATAGAAAAGCAAATCCCTACGGCTTGGGAGCAGACGCGCACGTCCAGCTGCATGCGTGCAAAGTTAATCAAAAACCAAGTAAAGTAAGCAAGCAAGCATCCATCCGTAACAACACTCTACTGTATGCCTGAGTTAGTGTTCACTCGTGTCAAGTCCAAATCAGCTCCCCACTTACATAACCCGATCAATACATGCATGGCCTACATATAaggaagaaaataaaaggaaaaccgCATACGCACATACATTCTTGCTATCAATCATCGCCCAAAAAGATGTGGGTATTGTTTTCTATCATCTTTCGTCTCTTTCCGGAGGACCAGCTAGCAAGAAAGAAAGCAGAAGGAATTACGGGACAGCAACGGCGCTTGACAAGAGTACTATATATACGTCGCCGTCGGTGGTCATTGCCGACGGCAGTTCTACCCGATCGAGCAGGAAAAGGGAGGACACGACGAATTGGCCAGCAAAAGGAGTGAGTGTCCAGTGGAGCGACGGAATTCAGTCGCCGTCCGGTGGTGGTAGCTGGCGTCGGAAAGCCatgccatggagatggacgatATGGACTCCCACTGGCTCCCAATCAGTGGCCGGCGGCAAGCCATGCCATACGATCACTCACTCGCACTGGCCGGCGGCAACTCCCCGTTGATTCGTTCATCATGCTATGCATGGCCCCCAATCCGCACAAGCGATGACACCATGCACGTAGCTCGATTATCTGATTATTTTTCTCCCCACCAAATCATACACTACTACTTACTACGTGCGTACGTATTTCATCCATCACTCGGCCAGCTTTAATAGGTGATCTTGTCGTTGCTACGTCCGTCGACCGATCAGTTAGTTATTAGTGGCAGTGGCATTCCCATGCATGATTACTACGTAGAGAAGTTCATTACCGAGTAGTAGGTAGAGAGGTAAATAAAGTTAGCAAATATATATACCGAGATCACGGGTTATAATTACGCTCTAGAAGAAGTGTGCACAGCCTCCACTACTAACATGGCGGAGAGCGAGAGATGATCATGCCCGACAATTCAGTTTTAACGGTGCCCGCACTACCGGGCAAATCCAAGCTCTCTCACTCTCAGTCCGTAAGTGAACATTTCACAGGAAGCTACCTAGCTAGCTAGATAGCCAGTTCAAGTGCAGGACAGACAAAAGAAACAAACAGGAAAAATGGGTACTAAATTCTTGTTGCCGCTGGCGTGTAGAAGGTCCAAGTGTAGGCGTGCCCATGGAGACTCGGACACGCACCACGgccgcgacggcgacggcgacggaggaGACAAAGCCAAATCCCGCGTATGTTGGTGATGTTGCCAAAGTGGCAAAAAGGAGCCAACAAATATTCCTCCCGTGGGAATCTGCAGGACCCAGCTAGTTTTAGGTGGCTGGATAGATAGATACCACCCCGTCTACTGTCGGATGTCCGGCCGGGTGGAGCATTGTAGGTGGTGTCGCATGCGTCGCGTCTGGGTTCCACCTAGCAATAGCATGCGTTGTACGCCCGTCCGGCGCTACCGTCGGTAAACCGGAATGTCTCCTCGGCCTCGCTGGACTGCCATCAGCGACTGCTTGGCTTTACTTTGTTTTCTACACGCTGGTTTGACTTCGACATCATTTCCTTTCCTTTTTGTTCTTCCCTTCTTTTCTTACTTTTTCTGGATATATACTAGTAGACGCTGGTTCTATCGTTTCAATGAAAGAGAAAGCAGTTTAGCTACTTGCAAGCCGTGTCAAAACAATATTTGGGTCATTCGGAAGGTAGCAAACATCGAAGGGAGGGAAAGCGCAGCCGCCGGCTTGCCTAGAGAAGTCCTCTAGGTCTATCTTAGGGTGACAAGCGACCCCAATGTCTATCTTAGTGTTATATTTGTGTCGAATATTATGTACGCAAGGGGTTACGTGGACTTGGAGTTGTAATTGGTGTAGATAGGTATGAGTCGTGTAGGAGTCGGACACGTTGTATCCCAGGCCTCTTATATATCGAGGGGCACCACACGTTGTAACCTATGACGATCGGATAGCAATAGGTACGGGGGGAGCCGGCGACTTGTGCCGGCGCCTGGGCGGCCGGTGTTGCGGTATCTTGggaaggagcgcccgtagtcatgccccggggatgtagccatatcggtgaacctcgttaacaaataccGTGTCTCGGTGTGTCGTCTATGATCTTGCATTAGCGttttattctaacaagtggtatcatgagcaaggttACGAGAAGGCTATGCGGAAGATCATCTGGAGATACGAGGATCATGCTCGACGGGTGTCAGGGAACGTCCGATTGGCGCAAGGTGGAGCACGGCGGCGATCGTGGATGCGGTCGGTGGTGTCGGACACTTCGGGCAGGAGGCCTGGACCGTTCGATGGGCTGCGATCGGTAAGGATCGGCTAGACGTGGCGATCGGACCGGCGTAGTGGCTGTCAAAGACGTTGCGGAAGCGACGGATTCAGCTCGCGATCAGACCGGCGATCAGACGTGGGGGGACGGCCGGATAGAGTATATGTGTGGGGGGGAGGGGTGCAGGTTTGTAGTGAAATTCTCGAGGTTCGCAAGGGTTACAGGGACGGCCGCTGATGATGGCAACACCACGGTGGAGAGAGGTTGAGGAAAGGGAGGTGCGACAAGGTTAGTGCGGGAGCACCGCCGACCGCAGGCGGCGACAATAGGTGGCCCGACCTGCAGTTTTGTGCAGCGGAGATCAAAATCGTTGGGAAGACAATGAATATTTTTTTAGGAGGTAGAAGTAAGAGATTAAGTTGTTCCTTTTGCATGCTATGGACGGGAACAAACCGATTGACCCAAAAATTGACACAAAAACATTTTTGGGTCGACTGGCTCCTAGTCATTCCCAAGAGAAATACAATAGTATTAGGTTCACACCAAGAATACTACAACACACAAGAGCCCACCAGAACATATAGTGGAAAAATGATGGCAGAAAAATGAAACAACGCCACGATCGAATGCATGCATTAACGATTATTGGCGCCAACTCTCCCTCGACAACACAAGGAGAATAATACTAGTTCTGCAAAAACATCACCTTAGTGAGGGGAACAACGCGCAAACTCCACTATGACTGGATTGAACAACGAAAGGTTAGTCCGAAAGATCAAGTCCAAAGAAAATCCGAGCAATAACTTGAATAAGGCAACTGCTTGAAAAAGCCAACACTACTAGTACAACCAACTAAGGTTAGATTTAGGGTTTTCCCCTTTAACTCAAAACCATATACCCCGATAGCACCGCCAAATTGAAGTCATTCCACCATTGTGAGGACTTTGCAAGAAATACCTTCTGGCCTAGACATGGATGAGATGTTCAGTGCATagtcatatatgttgttgttgcaaAAGCAACATGAACGTTGCCACGTGAATGACAACCATGCTCAATAAAGCAGGGTGTCGAGCCAGGATATGATGACGGTAATGCCATGGTGATTTCATACACTCGTTGGAACAATACGTGTGGCAAATCTTGTACAGTGTATCCTACAGCGATACGTTGTCCTCTCTCGTTGGTTACCAATCAACATCGATCCCGTGCTAGAAACGTGACCTTGATGAATATGTGTCGTGTCGATATGCTCTTGGTGTAATTAAGTTCGACAAATGAGGGGATCGGAGAAATAAGTAACAGTGCAAAGCCATCCGATGCTTCATGTTTCCGTTTCAAGCAATAAAATGCATGGGATAGATGCATCCATAGTTTGAATCAGGAAGGTGAAAGGGAAACCGTGTGTCCGTGGTCCGTGCGAACACACAAACAACTCCTCTGCCACAATAACAATCATCGTACGTGTTGTTTTAGGGGAACCACGTAGCGGTAATTCTTTTTGGGCAATGATGGGATACCCATAGCCGTTCCCAGCCCGGCCATAGGTACGTGGGTGCACATGATCGATCGGTTCGAGCGAGTCGGCAAAGGCAACGACGAGAGACCGAGACCACCGGGGAAGGGAGTCGCCGTGAATTGACGCGCCACGTTAATTACGTACCTCCAAGCAACTCTCCTTTTTGGCAATtggactagcaaaaggacccgtgcattgcaacgggagaaaaacaataataatctccaatgatgttgatcatattatgtctttaaaattttaggacatttcttgaaatgcatgaacattttttgaattagcaaacatttttttcaattgcactcaaaaaataacacacaaactttttttcaaaatcatggacttttattgttttcaccaacattgttctcaaaattatgaacatttttctgaatatgcgaatatttttacaaaaatcctgagcattttttgaattcacaaacattttatattttcttcaaacttttatttcaaaattcccagttttgTAAAttgaaaagtttttcaaagttctaaattatttaaacaaaaaaaggaacagaaaaatgaaaataaaaaataagactAAAAATAGAGGCAcgcactgtttttaagattttgacacgcacttttgtttaaaatcattgacttttttattttatggacattttctcaaagtttaaacatttttttatatgcaaacatttttgaaaactcctgtgtagtttttgaattctcaaagaaatacgtttttttgaatattttattaagaaattctcagtttcttaaaattgagaaagttgtttgaagttctgaattatttaaagtagaaaaacaaaatggaactgaaaagaaaaataaaaaaataaactaaaaaaacaggcgcccacgcatgggTCGCCCAAACAaatgtgctgcatctttttccaacgcccagagcataatataggaggtgcctacatgggccggcccagtccggtgattttcctgtttgaaaagttttttataacttataggtggcattggtgggtaattttagtcaactttaagggcaatttggatgacgtacggaagaagcactatttgctttattagtaggtaagattGGAAAGCGCACGGAAAAGACGTACGAACTTGCCGCTGAAGCCATGCACCGGCACGCAATTGGGCGCTCGGCTGGcgctatgccggcaagtcatgcagtgCGCATCCGTGCATGCCGACGCTCGCAcaagtactaagcttgagacagttattttggaatgGATGGAGTACTACCGTGTGTACGGGCATCTCATTTCCTATTAAACAGATCAGTAGAAACAGCTTATAAAACAAAAATGCGCACGAGGGCATGAATATATTCAAATTAGGAATCAATAAACTACCATTCCCTCTGCAAATTTGGTCAATGAATTAAGTACTATATACAACAAGTCAAGAGCTGTTGTTctcccatgacgacttactcgacGAATTTCCAAAGGGAAATATTTGTATTAATTCTAGTCTCAATCTCTGCTTTTGGCTCCTGCAGGAAAGAAAAGCAGGAGACAGATTCGCACAGGATCGAACACTACAACTGAGCTGTAGCATCAATAATATCCGTGCACACATTTCTTTATCGATTTTGCAAAGTCAAAATAGCTGTTCCATTGCTTTGCGCTTTCTTCCTTCCAATAGATAACCTCAATCGACAGTCGGCTGGCCAAAATAGTACTACTCCAATCCTCCAACCAAGCCTGAGCGATGCAACTTTTTCTACGTTGGGAGGCTTAATTTCCTCttattctatctcaacatcacgcATGAACATGAAAGAAAAGGGAGAAACGGCTGTCGCGCGCACACATCTTTTACTTTCTGCAACTTAATGATCTCTTAACTTATGACAAGGTCACGCATGAAcatgaaaaaaaaaaaaaaaagagatcgTCGAGGCCGTCCCTGTCGCTGATCGATGATGCTGTTAGTGCTCTTGGAGTAGTTGCAGCGGTGGTTACGGTGGCCATGCCATGCTGTGGTGCCTTATGATTTTACCCAGCGTTGGCTGTGAGGCAGAGGGGCTCAGTTCAGTTTTGGGTGTGCTTTTCGTGGAGATTTTTAAGGTGGCGTGTCATGCATGGGTCATGGCTCCCGATGTGTTGGCCCCTCTTcctcctatctctctctctcttccctctcaaGGTTGGTGGCACTTCCCTTAGCTAGCTGGCTGGAGCTAGAGCTGTGGCCGGGCCAGTGTGCTCGTTCCACCGATCAGTAGCTATATATAACCATCCATGTCCGTTGCAGTTGTTTCCTTGTACCCCATCACCGGCAACAACTTTATTCCCGTCGACCCGACTCCATCGTCTCCCCTCCACTACTGCACCACCCGATCGATCATGAGCATCTCCGTGAACGGGCAGTCGGTGGTGCCGCCGGGGTTCCGGTTCCACCCGACGGAGGAGGAGCTGCTCACCTACTACCTCGCAAAGAAGGTGGCCTCGCAGCGCATCGACCTCGACGTCATCCCCGACGTCGACCTCAACAAGCTCGAGCCATGGGACATCCAAGGTGAGTGAATGAGTTTCCTTCGTTCATCCGTCGatcctactctctctctctctctctccacaatGCGAACTGATTGGTGAACTGATTGGCCATCGGAAAAACGCTTGCAGAGTGCTGCCGGATCGGAACAGGCCCGCAGAACGACTGGTACCTGTTCAGCCACAAGGACAAGAAGTACCCCACGGGCACGCGCACCAACCGCGCCACCACCGTCGGGTTCTGGAAGGCCACCGGCCGGGACAAGGCCATCTACCCCGCCGCCGGCTACGGCCACATCGGCATGCGCAAGACGCTCGTCTTCTACCAAGGCCGCGCCCCCCACGGCCACAAGTCCGATTGGATCATGCACGAGTACCGCCTTGAAGACGCCACAACCCCGGGCAACAACCCCGCCAACCGAGCCATCGGCAACGCCCCCTACTACCCCGGCTCCTCATCCTCGGTACGTACTTTGCTACTACGGCTTTTTTCGATGCTTCATGgcgtatactccctccgtcctaaaagaaATGTCTAAAGCTtaatacaattttatactagagctgaTACAAAGTTGAAacagttattttggaacggaaAAATTAGATGCTAAGAATGTACGTAAAAAAATAATAATGTAACAAAGCACTTAAAAAAAGAGGAAGCATTATGATGACCCGAACATGTATAAAATGTCTACAACAAGTTTAGTCATTAAAcaattaaataaaaaaattaacaataaaaacaaaaaccCGTACGTTATGAAGATTAGTTGCTAAACTTTTTAATACACTTAGCACATCCCCTATCCACCGTGACTTGAAAGAGGCCTACATAGCTCCCTAGTGACCATACGTACCAGGTGTATATTCACGTGGCACATTTGCGACACTGTAGACGACCATGGCTAGTGAAGATGATGTCCGGGTAGTGGTTGGGAATCGTAGTAGTACGTTTTATTCGAAAATTCAACGCCATGCATAAAATCTACTCCTTCTGTACTTAAATAATTATAAAGTCAAACTATAATTTTTTAAATACAGAGAGAGTAATTACAGACCGATCGATCTGATCCTGATGCAAACTAACTAACGGTGTTATCCATATCATATGCACAGATACGCAGCGTGGTCGGGGACCAGTCGTCGGCGCAGGAAGACGGGTGGGTCATCTGCAGGGTGTTCAAGAAGAAGAACATCGTCGTGCAGCAACAAGCTGACCAGAACGGCGGTGGCCGCCGCACAGCGTCCAACAACCTGGTCGCCGCCGGTGCCATAGAGCTCAGCCGGAGCAACTGCTCGTCCACGGTGACCACCGCCAGCGACCACGCCAAGGCGACCCATATGCAGCAGCATTATTACTCCGCCAGTGACGACGCGCTCGATCATATCCTGAACCAGTACATGCATGGCCGCTCGTCCACGACCACAACGTCG harbors:
- the LOC123411601 gene encoding NAC domain-containing protein 66-like — translated: MSVAVVSLYPITGNNFIPVDPTPSSPLHYCTTRSIMSISVNGQSVVPPGFRFHPTEEELLTYYLAKKVASQRIDLDVIPDVDLNKLEPWDIQECCRIGTGPQNDWYLFSHKDKKYPTGTRTNRATTVGFWKATGRDKAIYPAAGYGHIGMRKTLVFYQGRAPHGHKSDWIMHEYRLEDATTPGNNPANRAIGNAPYYPGSSSSIRSVVGDQSSAQEDGWVICRVFKKKNIVVQQQADQNGGGRRTASNNLVAAGAIELSRSNCSSTVTTASDHAKATHMQQHYYSASDDALDHILNQYMHGRSSTTTTSCKQETNATNPSSSALDHLINSECHNGSSTLYEKLPPLEHVVPGELLPPTEYSGDWDALDRLAAYELNGLSDAASAKTTNGMPFIVDELGGATAYSGGGRLHVSSITGTGDGDLWSLGRSVSSLHADLTINSFNAVGY